One segment of Candidatus Hydrogenedentota bacterium DNA contains the following:
- a CDS encoding Gfo/Idh/MocA family oxidoreductase has protein sequence MSISKSTEPREGGAGREPLSRRDFIHKAAAVAGATAAVGAASKRADASVYKSILPSSVLGANELIRTGHIGLGGMGTADLKFTVMNGGFQPIMLCDLRIPHVEQRVMKMFANKIPDAKIVPDFREVIDNPDVDAVVIATPDHWHCLPTLYAAAAKKSIYCEKPLSTTIAEAHAMLQAVKESGVVFQGGNMQRSGQHFRKAVEIVKSGGIGKVARVETFSLDNGPIEGIGMGDTDAEKYAAKGLNWEAHQGWVEHRPFNVNRWVYNFRWYLDYSGGKITDWGAHLMDIALMALGDDLQPKSVSTVGGKYLMKDSRTTPDTLEVLYRFDDFILSFNNRVWNPLTFDGQQPDHGIVFYGERGVVRVDRNGLNVFASPQNQTADAKTATERIEPETPDQEEALNKPHWQNFADSIRGTATPNSPIDVLFNTTRVCHIGTCAYVAGAQFASGAKVTGDSIPDEAPTHGTATLGWDAETQKFTGGDAEAVKTANAWAYREYRNGWSLKPPFKA, from the coding sequence ATGTCCATTTCCAAGAGCACGGAGCCCCGGGAGGGCGGCGCGGGCCGCGAGCCCCTGAGCCGCCGGGACTTCATCCACAAGGCGGCGGCGGTCGCGGGCGCGACGGCGGCCGTGGGCGCGGCGTCGAAGCGCGCCGACGCGTCGGTGTACAAGTCCATCCTGCCGTCGTCGGTCCTCGGCGCGAACGAGCTCATCCGCACGGGGCACATCGGCCTGGGCGGCATGGGCACGGCGGACCTGAAGTTCACCGTGATGAACGGCGGCTTCCAGCCCATCATGCTGTGCGACCTGCGCATCCCGCACGTCGAGCAGCGGGTGATGAAGATGTTCGCCAATAAGATTCCGGACGCGAAGATCGTGCCGGACTTCCGCGAGGTGATTGACAACCCGGACGTGGACGCGGTGGTCATCGCGACGCCGGACCACTGGCACTGCCTGCCCACGCTGTACGCGGCGGCGGCGAAGAAGTCCATCTACTGCGAGAAGCCCCTGAGCACCACCATCGCCGAGGCGCACGCCATGCTCCAGGCGGTGAAGGAGAGCGGCGTGGTGTTCCAGGGCGGCAACATGCAGCGCTCGGGCCAGCACTTCCGGAAGGCGGTGGAGATTGTGAAGTCCGGCGGCATCGGCAAGGTGGCCCGCGTGGAAACCTTCTCCCTGGACAACGGCCCCATCGAGGGGATCGGCATGGGCGACACGGACGCCGAGAAGTACGCCGCCAAGGGGCTCAACTGGGAGGCGCACCAGGGCTGGGTGGAGCACCGCCCCTTCAACGTGAACCGCTGGGTCTACAACTTCCGGTGGTACCTGGACTATTCGGGCGGCAAGATCACGGACTGGGGCGCCCACCTGATGGACATCGCCCTGATGGCCCTGGGCGACGACCTCCAGCCGAAGTCCGTGTCCACCGTCGGCGGCAAGTACCTGATGAAGGACAGCCGCACGACCCCGGACACCCTCGAGGTGCTCTACCGCTTCGACGACTTCATCCTCTCCTTCAACAACCGGGTGTGGAACCCCCTCACCTTCGACGGGCAGCAGCCGGACCACGGCATCGTGTTCTACGGCGAGCGCGGCGTGGTCCGCGTGGACCGCAACGGCCTGAATGTCTTCGCCTCGCCCCAGAACCAGACGGCGGACGCCAAGACCGCCACCGAGCGGATCGAGCCCGAGACGCCGGACCAGGAGGAGGCGCTGAACAAGCCGCACTGGCAGAACTTCGCCGACAGCATCCGCGGCACGGCCACGCCGAACTCGCCGATTGACGTGCTGTTCAACACCACGCGCGTCTGCCACATCGGTACCTGCGCCTATGTGGCCGGGGCGCAGTTCGCCTCCGGCGCGAAGGTCACCGGCGACAGCATCCCGGACGAGGCCCCGACCCACGGCACCGCCACCCTGGGCTGGGACGCGGAGACGCAGAAGTTCACCGGCGGCGACGCCGAGGCCGTCAAGACCGCCAACGCCTGGGCCTACCGCGAGTACCGCAACGGCTGGAGCCTGAAGCCCCCGTTCAAGGCGTGA
- a CDS encoding Gfo/Idh/MocA family oxidoreductase has product MNRRAFLTAAAAGLAASRARAAGPVRRVAVAGCGARGAALLDALDALRRAGFPVETALVCDADPARARAAARRHGARIASSWEAAADPSRADAVVVALPDAAHAPTALAALSASLPVYLETPLCAAPEDTERLAAWAARPGAPAVQVGAAALLSPGWRLAAEVLASGRLGRVAWCQSAARCLPADGWRARRADSLGPAAQAHFDQLAPLLALLGLGAPARVCSASGIWHLVSETPDALMTAFHFAGGVEIHLASGPWVSRNRSVMLRGDRAALELFPDRVRLLPQTGAEEELSAPPAVLSPAALLLADWLDAAATGRAPQCPLSTGLAAQYAVAAAAAPAAPSGCVV; this is encoded by the coding sequence ATGAACCGGCGCGCCTTTCTCACCGCCGCCGCCGCGGGCCTGGCCGCCTCGCGGGCGCGCGCGGCGGGCCCCGTCCGCCGTGTCGCCGTCGCCGGATGCGGCGCGCGCGGCGCGGCGCTGCTGGACGCCCTCGACGCCCTGCGGCGCGCGGGGTTCCCCGTGGAGACGGCCCTCGTGTGCGACGCCGACCCCGCCCGCGCCCGCGCCGCGGCCCGCCGCCACGGCGCGCGGATCGCATCGTCCTGGGAGGCGGCCGCCGACCCGTCCCGCGCGGACGCCGTGGTGGTCGCCCTGCCCGACGCGGCGCATGCGCCAACGGCCCTTGCCGCGCTGTCGGCCAGCCTGCCGGTCTACCTCGAAACGCCCCTCTGCGCCGCCCCCGAAGACACGGAACGCCTCGCCGCCTGGGCGGCCCGACCCGGTGCCCCGGCGGTGCAGGTCGGCGCGGCGGCCCTCCTGTCGCCCGGCTGGCGGCTTGCGGCGGAGGTACTTGCCTCCGGCAGGCTCGGGCGCGTGGCCTGGTGCCAGTCCGCCGCCCGCTGCCTCCCCGCCGACGGCTGGCGCGCGCGGCGCGCCGACAGCCTCGGCCCCGCCGCGCAGGCGCACTTCGACCAGCTCGCCCCGTTGCTGGCGCTGCTGGGCCTTGGCGCGCCCGCGCGGGTCTGCTCCGCCAGCGGCATCTGGCACCTGGTCAGCGAAACACCCGACGCCCTCATGACCGCGTTCCACTTCGCCGGCGGCGTGGAAATCCACCTGGCCTCCGGGCCGTGGGTCTCCCGGAACCGGTCCGTCATGCTGCGCGGCGACCGTGCGGCGCTGGAGCTGTTCCCCGACCGGGTCCGCCTCCTCCCCCAAACCGGCGCGGAGGAGGAGCTGTCCGCGCCGCCCGCGGTGCTCTCCCCTGCGGCCCTGCTGCTGGCCGACTGGCTGGACGCCGCGGCCACGGGTCGCGCGCCGCAGTGTCCGCTCTCCACCGGCCTGGCGGCGCAGTACGCCGTGGCGGCCGCCGCCGCACCCGCCGCGCCAAGCGGCTGCGTGGTGTAG